A region from the Lolium perenne isolate Kyuss_39 chromosome 4, Kyuss_2.0, whole genome shotgun sequence genome encodes:
- the LOC127323250 gene encoding protein SYM1 — MAAAVATVASTPASRRLPAHPLSASTAAPSLIRLPGSSRRLRRTLRVSAAAEDPDVLPGPGAGDLEMLPAGLLEDLPLPEGALGGSQLDIGGLAFQGDMGGGFAPGGSTGGGDGGGNKMLDRGINTAIVLGASTYALTKLLTVDQDYWHGWTIFEILRYMPEHNWSAYEEALKTNPVLAKMMISGVVYSLGDWIAQCYEGKPIFEFDRTRMFRSGLVGFTLHGSLSHYYYHFCESLFPFKDWWAVPVKVVFDQTAWSALWNSIYFVALGFLRLESPSTIFSELKATFFPMLTAGWKLWPFAHLITYGVVPLEQRLLWVDCVELIWVTILSTYSNEKSEARISDGASVSTDSKDNSR; from the exons ATGGCGGCAGCCGTGGCCACCGTGGCCTCCACCCCTGCCTCCAGGCGCCTCCCCGCCCACCcgctctccgcctccaccgccgcgCCGTCCCTCATCCGCCTGCCCGGATCCTCCAGGCGCCTCCGCCGGACCCTGCGGGTCTCGGCCGCCGCGGAGGACCCCGACGTGCTGCCGGGCCCCGGCGCTGGCGACCTGGAGATGCTGCCGGCGGGGCTGCTCGAGGACCTGCCGCTGCCGGAGGGCGCGCTCGGGGGCAGCCAGCTCGACATCGgggggctcgccttccagggcGACATGGGCGGGGGATTCGCGCCCGGCGgcagcaccggcggcggcgacggtggcggCAACAAGATGCTCGATCGGGGCATCAACACCGCCATCGTGCTTGGAGCCAGcacctacgcgctcacaaagctcCTCAccgtcgaccaggactactggcaT GGGTGGACAATCTTTGAGATCCTGCGCTACATGCCGGAGCACAACTGGTCCGCCTACGAGGAGGCCCTCAAGACCAACCCGGTTCTCGCCAAGATGATGATCAGCGGCGTCGTTTACTCCCTCGGCGACTGGATTGCCCAG TGTTACGAAGGGAAGCCCATCTTTGAGTTCGACCGCACTCGTATGTTCCGCTCTGGCCTCGTAGGCTTCACGCTTCACGGATCCCTTTCGCACTACTACTACCATTTCTGCGAG TCGCTGTTTCCGTTCAAGGATTGGTGGGCTGTTCCCGTAAAGGTTGTGTTTGATCAGACGGCTTGGTCCGCGTTGTGGAACAGCATCTACTTCGTCGCCTTAGGCTTCCTTCGTTTGGAATCTCCATCCACCATATTCAGCGAGCTCAAGGCCACCTTCTTTCCCATGCTTACT GCTGGATGGAAGCTGTGGCCTTTTGCACACTTAATTACATACGGTGTAGTTCCCCTTGAACAAAGACTCCTCTGGGTCGACTGTGTGGAACTGATCTGGGTCACAATCCTGTCAAC TTACTCGAACGAGAAATCTGAAGCAAGGATTTCAGATGGTGCCTCCGTATCAACAGATTCAAAG GACAACTCAAGATAG